Sequence from the Tripterygium wilfordii isolate XIE 37 chromosome 10, ASM1340144v1, whole genome shotgun sequence genome:
AATATAACGAAACGAATTATAAAATTAACCTAAAAGCTCAGAGTTACTTATGTCTCTGAATTTTTGTTTGAAGATCGGCCGAGAAACGATAGTTAGAGAAGTCATAGGGATGgggaaggagagaagagagtGCACTTGAAATCTATGAAAACGACCCATATACATGAATCAAGGTGAGGATACATCTTTGTCGCTTCGCGAAGAAGGCTCTCGACATCAGCATGAAACGGCACTGCTCTGCGTGATCAGTTAGTGAACGAAACAAAACCACTTTCGCGAGTATAGAAACACGCGGAAGTTGCGCCCAATTCTAGGAACTTTAAAGTAaagtatatatagatagataataATAGATAATAGATAGATATGTCATTTCAAATTACTTTATTGTCAAACACAAATTTGAATTAACATTTTAAGTAGAATAAATGTAGCATTTTAAGTATCATTTTCAAATTGTTTCTAAAACAAGCATTTGAGTAGCATTTCAACTTTTTAGCCCTCAAATAccctatatttatatatgtgaatttttatatttttaaattcataaatatttatatatgtgaattttttttataatagtacgtaaatattatatatgtgtgtgtaataAGTTCAATgtgaaaatttattatttaaatttttttagtgtTGAATGTTCCCTGATTGAATATGCCCCTAATTTGTTTGAAATGTGAAATAATTTGATAGCGGATTACTTCAATTTTGTAATGAATTGTATAATGTTTTtgtatgtaatttgtcacagcatttgaaaaacatataaatgatcaacaaaaattgaaccaaactGTCACTTAAACTatataaaacaaatataaaatgattgCAACACTCACACAAGGGTGCACAAAAATGACCCACAATATTAGAAAGTTGAAGTCTCACCTACAAAATTTAACTAGGATAAGTTTGGGAcatattatttgaaaatagtCATGTCTCCAAAGTCTCCATCCAAGTCACAAAGGATCCTTAATAAATTCATGGTATATGATCTTCTAAGATTGCTTATTGTGAACGAATGCTTAATCGTTTGCAACATTCATTTTAGGCTCCGTTTGACTAACCATTGGAATATATTATTTTGTAACAAAACGTCTCATTTGAAGTAGTATAACGATAGTCTTTTTTGGAGCATTCTGAAAGATAACTTTCGATAATACTTAATGATCTTAACTCTCAAATACCCATAATACTCCACTTTTTCAGTCATATTCCAAATATATCAATgtagtttgtttaactttttaaatatttttttaaaaatttagtgTTGAACATGTCCgtaaattatttgaaaatgtGGAACAATTGACAATAGAttgtttatattttatgatGAATTGCATAATGGCCATGGATGTAATTTGCTACTGCATTTTGAAGAGCATAAATTCTATCAATAAGAATTGAACCAAACGGTCACAACAATAATTATATATGCTAACATTTAATACAGTATTTTAAAGAGACAGTTAAATACGTCgctatttttgttaaatacaacaccatattttttaaaatttttggacAATAATGCCATTTtacaaaatgactaaaaaatttgttattttaaaAAGGAAGTTTTATGTTAAGTACACAACCTTAAACAATTATAAATCACAAACTAACATGGCTGGgtgaaaaagcaaaaaaagaataGATGATATTTATGTGTCAAAGCTTAAATAAGAATTGACGGAAAACTATGCTGAATAACTCAAAGTTAAAGATAATGGTGGCTTGTATATACTATGAAGCACCGCAGAATAGGTTTTACATTTCGAAGTTCCGCTGCACCAACCGCTCGCTGGGCAGTAGTCCTATAGGTTTGCCAAATGTTTACCATTCATGCCCACTTTCTTGACTTGGCATTTCTGCTTTGTATTACTTAGTTTGCGGCTTCTCCAACCTATATTTAACACAATGACTGCTGTATTTTATACCTGGTCAGTGTTTCACTTGTGTTGGTGGATTTTAATCCAGAGGGTTGTAGTATTTTGTACTAATGATACCGATTTTGTATATGAGTATATCTTAATGGTACTGGAACTAGTTTGTGCGGTATGCTATACTCGCTGCGTCATGTAGTTGTTTCCGAGGATCTAAAGGGTGTTATGCTATGGTGGAAGGGCGTTGCCCAATAATTGTTGCTGCATATTCTTGTTACAAGTAAGATGGCTGCATACTCTTGAATGATTGGATACGGTTGCAGCAGCAGAAGTTGAAATGCCTGCTAGTAATGAAGCTGTCAGGTGACAAATTCTGTGGAGTTATTGAGGTTAGGATAAATGATTTACAAGACTGTATTGGCTTAATAGTTGCAGAATTTATAAATGGAGATAGAGAATCACTAAACAGAGTGATATCTGTTAAGGGAAGCAATGTTCAATTTCCACTTTGTGTACACGGATGCTACAAACTGTCAGCCCAAAAATAATTGGCGACTATCACTCTTGTTTGTTTATTTCTCCTGAAAGCGTTGTTGCTGCCATTGATGGTCTTGCCAGTTTGTTTCGTGTCTGTCTATGCCGATGTAGACAGCCACCCTTTCGCTCggcttagcatgcttgtgtgaTTCTTTGAACATTCCAAAACCCCTTTGTGTCCAATAATCATTTACGGAGTGATGATCTACTGGGTGGTGTTTTCGGTTTGAATGCTACCATTGTCGAATAAACAGCGCAATGCAATCTCATAGGCAGAAAAGATAGCTCCATTTACCACAAAAGCTCTGGCAATGGCTGTTCCCAGTCCTCGCCAGAGTACGCCATAACCATCTTGTTTTACACTGCGGTGTAGACAATCGAGAATGCCATTATACCTATCTGGAGAAGAGGCTGACTGAGCCTGCAGCCTGGTTTTTACGACGTCCAAAGGGTAGCAAAAAACCCAACTAGCAACTCCCGCTAGCCCTCCCGCTAATAGCATGGTTTTCAAGCTTTCCTGCCCATTCTTTCTGCAGCCAGGATGAAGCTGTTCTCGCATGTACTCATAAGTCCAGAAGTAGACACAGTGAGCAGGTGCATCTCTGAGTGCAGTAATGGTGAAACCTCGATAAAAACCCCTCAGACCTTCTGCTCTAAATATGCCTTTTGCAACATCTACAGGGCCTTTGTGAAGATGTGTCTGATGGGGTTTTGTAGGGTTGGTGTTTTGCAACTGAAGACGGATTTTTACGAGTTCGACAGGACTAAGCAATAAGCTCTGCAAAGCCCCAGTACCGAAACCTCCAAGCGCGACGCCTTTGTAGGAAGGAGGGTCTTCAGGTGAAACAGATGAGTCACATGCCCGAGAGAGGATTGCATAGGTCTGGAACACCATGGCATTCTATTCATACAAACATGTGTTAGCAGGGCTCATTTGCATAGAAACGTTAAATCATCTCCAGTTAAAATATAAATCAAAACACTGTAAGAAACTGCAGAAATACACCTAAACTAGCAGAAAATAAGGGAAGTTCCAACTACACTATATGTGACAGCAAAAATCTCTCCAGTGagtcttataaaaaaaatctctccaGTGAGTTACAAAGGATTGTGCTTGCTCATCAACAAAAGAAACGATAAGCATAGTCAGGCTTCGGAGGTTATAACATAACTTCCATGGAACCAAAACTGGTCTCAGATCTCCTGTCCCTCTTTGCACGTGTTTTCGAGCTAATTTTAACtaattttttgaaatccatTTTGTAAAAGCAAGCATAGGAACACAATTTTGGTGAATTAATCCATGATCTTTTGCAAAGGATTCATTACTTATTTTGTGAAGAATCAAGATTTCTCTATTTAGTACAAATTGTTCCTGATTCCTTCATGAAACAAACACCTTCTTTTGCATTTGCCTAACAATTCTGCAAGGGAATGGAGAAAAACCCGGATCTGAGAGGAGCTCGGTCCACAGACAACATAGGTCATATTAAAGCTTGACCTGATAATCACCCAAAAGAGTTAAAGCTAAAACCATATTCCACCTCGATTATTCTCTCATATGCTATTTTACATCCAGGAAAGGCTTCTGTTCTTTTGGATTAAAAATGAGCATATATATTGGAAATCATTGTGATCATATAAGCAGGGCTCGTACTCAATTGCCAGAATTGGGGAAGTGATGAGAATATTTGCCAAACAAACAAAGCCTAAAAGTGACAATATGCAGGGTGTGATGGATAGCTATAGCTGTTCATAGTTTAGGTTTTCCCACAACCATGAGGTTATTATAACAACAACATATAAGCATGGAAATCAATACAAAACTCTCGCAACCAAGCAAGATAGAGAGAATCGTGATAAGGTTCTAAGAACCCCCAATATTAACCAAACTTATGATCAGTGTGAAGAGGTTAATGGAACCAAATAACCAGACAAATTGGAAAAGATAAGAAAGAAATTGACCTGAAAAGTGACTGATGCCAAGGGAGCAGTCATGCCTCTATAGAGAGCCGAAGGTCCTTCATTGGCAATTACACGGCGTAGGATACCAAAAGCAGAAGGTGAACCTGAGTGCTGTTGCCGGATACGCAAGGTATCGAGAGGATAACCTGAGATTATACCAGCAATGCCACCAAACCCACCAGCCACAAATTCTTTTCCCCAACTACTTGCAAGAAACTCTGGCCAGAAATCCATTCTTCTCCCACTCTCATTctccaaaaggacaaaaaaaaaatggtttgagGGACTCCCACCTTTATCTGCAAGAGCAAGAAAATTGTAGTCTTCTTTTCTTATACGCATTAAATCCTAGAAAGTGccaactcctttctctctcaataTATTAAATTGGAAAATTCACCGGATATGCACAAATCAGTTACAAGAAAGTATTCAACTTTCCtcaaagagagaacaaaaaatagagaacCCAGATGGGAATAACACCAAACAtcaagaaaatgaattgaaacGTACCGGCAATGGTCAGtctacctctttctctatcttcaAAAGCCCAAAAACAGAGAATTCCAAGTCTCTTTTGTTGTAaccagagaaagaaagagataaaacaaagagaaaaggtAGCAAGTGAAGAACGAAAATGAATGGCACACAACCCAGGAATTGGTTTTCTCTTGCAAAGAATTGGACCGAAAGAGAAGCCAGTAGCCAGAGTCGGCTATTTTGTTGGGAGTGTACATGGTATGTATGGAAGGAAGAAACGGCCAAATTCCTCATTTCCAGAGTGCCAGTGACATTTCGCCACGTGGAACTGGGCCTCTCATGCTCTGGATGGGTGCATTAAGCCTAGTGTCCTGATAAATTGAAAAGCTTCATGAGTGATGAGTGACACATCCCATTATTTTGTATAAAAAACATTTTTTCTGGATTTGTTGTTGAAAAGGTAGTGAATTTGTGATCTGCAcacattttgtttttgataggATAGGATGACATCATCTGCTGTCGATAGAAAGAAAGAGTTTATCCTCTGAGTCTGGTGCATTGGTGGCCTCCTGGGCTCGCCAAAACCGTGAGAGTTCGGGGTCTTTGTAGTGGAAACCCTATAGTTTCCTGTAATTTCCTGCCCCACCGTCAGAATTGTTCAACAGTGTGAGATCCATACCGTTTTAAAAAACAGATTGAATGATGAGATAAGAAACTGTCTGCAATCTCCACTGATGAGGTGTATAGAATATTGTATATGATAGGTTCACGTGCATGTTTTGTCATGTGGAGTTTAATGTATTAACTGTAAATCTATTAATGAATCAAGTTAAATGACAAAGGTGATTTTGCAAAGTCCATTGCAATACAAAATTATCGATTCTTTGCATTTTTGTTAACATCCCTACGTAGAAAAACAATGTCAGAATCCAAGAAAATAGTTCGATTCGAGTTAAGTTACAAGGATTATTTTTTCCGAAGAAAGAGGTTTTTTCGGTTAACTCCTACATCAAACAAATTTCTTTAGAACCATATGGGCCAAAGGTCTTGCAATTGTCTTAATATATTTGGAATGAAAGACTCACTTGCCACGATTTATATGTAAGGTGAGATGTTCAATGTGATCATGTCTTGAATGAGTTACTCgttacaagaaaaaagaaaaggaaaaaacaaatggTTAACCAAATGGCAATGGCAAAAACACTAAAATCCAACcaggtgtgttttttttaattggatGTGCTTAGGGTCATAAAAAACCAACTAGGTTTAAACAGCCCACACACATGTTGAAACAAAGTTCAACGGATATAATCAAGAGTCAGAATGGAACAAGCACACAACTTTTAAAGAATTACCAGTTTCTTACATAACGTGCGACTTTAGAACTGGGATTAAGAAAGAAAGTAGACCATGATCCCCACATTCAAAGGATGTCAACATAGTCCCATCACACTAGACAAAGGATATGCATAATTTgtaacgaaaatgacatgtagcacATCAGTTTGGTAGTCCATGAGAACACAACAGgtttattccactcttttatcatagaattcattgtccaatatttattattttaatatagattccattgttttttaaagttcagtctagaattcattgttttagttctgaattcattgttttttgaaattccattgaaaaaaataatgcaatTAAGATTTTATCGATAAAACTCattgacaatggatcttgttagaaagagtcttatgcactgattctgaatgtgtaattttttttttaaatctaacatgtattttgagagttaaaatgctttaaaatttcatttaagagactTGCGCTCCCATGGACTATCACTATATGAACTATCTAGCACTACTGAATTTGTAATCATAATACAATGATTTGTAAGTAATTGATGCAAAGGGGCACCCAATTAGTTAGGCTGAAACTCAACAAGTCCACAAGTTAGATGGAGACCCAAGAGCACCACAAGATTGAACTTAACTAGACACTGAAAAACCGACATACCAATGTTAATTAAGATTGCCCCCACTTATAAATTACTCTTGAAGCCCACCATATTCCGATGCGGGGTTCTGCATCAGTAATATATCAATTTCGGTTTCAAACCCCTCATTTCTTTCCACTTTTCTTGAGGCCAGACCCTCCAAAGGCCCCTTTCTGCTGTGCCTTGGCTTTAAGTTCCTTTACAGCCTGacacaaataacaaataaataacaCAAGAGTTAACCACCATATAACAAATAAATAAGATAtttctataaataaaaataaataaataaataagatatCATATGCTGtggaaagaaaaacaataatcTATCCTTTTCCTCGCTTGAAGAGTTGGTGAGTAAATTGACACAATccttaagaaattaaaataccaaacgAGCTCGGCCCACCAAGCCCGGGAAAACTGGGCTTGGCAAATATTTTTTACCCCCAAGGCTGGGCTTGTGCAAAAATTTACGCCCTACTTAAATTTCGGGCTGGGCTTAGAAATTAGAGTTTTAGTGTGCTTCTTGGAATATCCGTTTATTATGcataattttgtattttgtcATTTATACTTACCAATCACgttttacttttatttatttgtgtatTATTTAGAGTTTTACCTTAAAATATGTATTTAgtacttctcaaaaaaaaaattatttaataagcattattttttattatgagGAGGGATTGGGTTGTATATTTTTTAAGGGTTGATTTTGTCAAAATTGTAGTCCAGCAACTCTGGGTTGGGTTGGGCCGGGCCGGGCTTGAGCATTGTTAAACAAGTAAAGTCATGGCAAAACCTAACCAGAACGCCCATGAACAACTCTATGCAAAAAATCGATAACCAATGTGTCGATAACGGTATAATAAATCGATATTTATTGGTACCATAATAGCCCTAATTGACACACAATCCTCTGCCAGAACTCCCATGCGTCGAGATCACGCACCATTGTCCTCTGTTTCCCTATTCCACGTAggcaaatattaattgaaaaaaattaatatttttgacCTTTTATGATAGGTTAGCAATTTGACTGACCGGATTTGCATGaaaattgaccatgttacacgTCACAAAGACCAGTGACCAaattgttatgtttgaaacgtGAGAGACTGTGTTGTTATACAATCCATCTGTGAAGGACCAAATGTATCATTTACTCATATATAATAGattttagttcttttttttttactttggtgTTGGTGTGCTTCTCCTGGTCTTTCATCTGACTAGTTTGGGCATCTATTCTAATGGGCTTATAACTTCTATGGTTTG
This genomic interval carries:
- the LOC120007103 gene encoding mitochondrial arginine transporter BAC2, which codes for MDFWPEFLASSWGKEFVAGGFGGIAGIISGYPLDTLRIRQQHSGSPSAFGILRRVIANEGPSALYRGMTAPLASVTFQNAMVFQTYAILSRACDSSVSPEDPPSYKGVALGGFGTGALQSLLLSPVELVKIRLQLQNTNPTKPHQTHLHKGPVDVAKGIFRAEGLRGFYRGFTITALRDAPAHCVYFWTYEYMREQLHPGCRKNGQESLKTMLLAGGLAGVASWVFCYPLDVVKTRLQAQSASSPDRYNGILDCLHRSVKQDGYGVLWRGLGTAIARAFVVNGAIFSAYEIALRCLFDNGSIQTENTTQ